Sequence from the Thunnus maccoyii chromosome 11, fThuMac1.1, whole genome shotgun sequence genome:
CTTGTGTGCATCTTTTGCAACATCACTAACATGTAATACGATTCGGATTTACAATACCACATCCAGTGTCACTGTAAATTATGTTTTCTCACCTGAATAACGCGATATCCCAGAATTTCAAGGTGTCTTTTTCTCATCAAGCCTTCACCTTTCATATGATGAGAATGTTTGCAGAAGGACTTTGAATCAAGGAAGTCCACAGCAACGCTGtgagagaaaaataacagaGTTTCAAACATATTTCAATGCTGACTGGTAGCAGTAGTAATTTATCTTTAATAAATGGCGTCTGTGTTGTGAATATATCCCTACCGCTGTGCTCCAGGCGGCAGCTCATCACTGATGTTTTCCAGCAAGTTTGTCCCCCAGTGAACTTTTCCTTTGTCCGAGATCTGTAGTGTGCTTGGCTCGCTGTAGGGCAACGGCTGGAGGTTCTTGTCCAGTATGCATTCAAAGtctgaaaagacaaagaaaaataccTTTTACAGTCAAATAAAATCACCTCTGCAATTCTGTGGTTTCCCGCATATTTTGTTGACAAAGACTTTTCCATTATAAGATTTTCTTGTCTTGTGTTTCCTTGCACAGACTGAAGCTCTAAAAAATACAACGTTATGCATGCTTGTTGTGCCAACATGTTGTGCATTTTGGGGTTTGGTCCTCCTGAGAATGGATCAGTAAGAAGTATGGCATGACAAGAGCAATACACTGTTTAAATGAGGATGTTAGGATGAGGGTTAGGTCTGTTAAACCCGTCCGTGTAAAGGCTTCTTGTTTTGTTGGGTATGTACACCATTTTGTTCTGTGATTGAATGAAAATTCATTAGTCAATTCAGTttttatctatgaagcccaaaatcacaaaattttATTAGTAAAGGTGCGTAAAATTTGAGTGGAATATTATCAAATCACTGCCTTACCCTGAGACAGAAATAACTCAATATTACTCACCTACGGTGTAAAAATACGGAGTCACGACTGCTACTCTGACACAGTTGATGCCATCAAGAACTTCACCCAGCATTTTGTGGATTTGCTGCTGCACAGGACTGATAGAGACATTCCctggaaaacattttgacaaacaATCGAtagtatacagtacatttattccAACTTCAAACTCCACCAAAATCAGAAAATCATATCTATGTGCATTTACCTTTCTTTTGCAATTGCTGGCAGTATCGCTCATGAAACCACGGGACCTGGAACTCAGGACACTCAAGACACACGGCGCGATTGAGCTCCATGAGGCGCAGTCGGGTCCGCATGTTGAGGGCATCAGGAAGGGCTGTAGAACGTAATGTAAACACTATCATTAGTTCTACTGAACTAGTGTGGCATACTTACATCTCAAAACTAATATTTTCCTGCAAAGTCCAAGCAATTTGCAGACATACTTTCAAGTTGGGCATCCAGCTTTCCCAGAAAATCTATACTGAATATTTCTCTGACAAGTTCTTCAGGAAAACAGTCGGCTACTGCCAGGGTGTACGCCAGGAGAACTAGCAGATGTGGGTCAAAGGAGcctacaaatacacaaaaaggTGTTAGTACAAgcttaaaataagaaaaaagaaactgtgaaTTGACAATTCACTTACTGATATGAGGAGTGAAGCGCCGTATACAAACATCGTACAACTCATCTGCTCTTACAGGATCATAATTCAGGACAGAAAAGGGAAGCAGGGTGGCATATGTCGCAGAGTGGTGAATCTTAAAAATGGAACAGGAAAAGTATagttaatatatatttaattcgGGCTTAATATGCTGCCATGTATCTTAAAGCACCTTGTCAATGTCTTCAATAGCCACGCTGGCTATACGCTCCATCAACGGAGGGCAGAGGTGGTTTATCCTGGTTAAGAAGAGGGCTAAATCCGGCAcatttgtccagtttatttggTCCATCATCCTCTGCAGGGTGACCATCGTCTCGTCAAGCAGCATTTCATCAAACCACTCCCCCGAAATGAACCTAAGCTCCTCAAGCACAAAGTCTagtctgtcagctgtttgcAGCCTCTCATGCCCGCAGCGGTTCAGCGTCTGCAGCAGACGGACGTACTTACTGGGGGTGTTGTGGCGGTAGGAAGGATCGTTGCGCACCCACTTGGCAACAGCAAAAGAAATAGTATTGAGATCATTGAGACTGCATTGGGTCACCACCGCATCTACCCGCGAGATCACGCTCTCCTCGAGTCGTGGGCAAGGCAGCATGGACAGAACACGGGTCAACATGGTCACTTCATAGGGAAAGACGCTGCACTGCAAAAAACTGCAAGACAAAGTGTAATCAGTCTTCATTTTACTAAACTGGTGTGAAGCAAAAAGGACTTAATttgctcacatacacacttactTGACCAAAGTGTTTCTTAGTTTAGTGAAGAGTTCGGGATTCTGATACTGCAACAGAAAAAGGGCTTGGGTGATTCTGGCCACCTCCACCGGCTTGTAGACATGAAGGTTCCTTTGGATTACTGATGCAATTCTGAAAAATAATTTCGTAATGATTACATTTAACATACTTCTCCAAGGACAGGTACATACATATAGCATGTGACGATAGTAGTTCAGATTTTTTCCAAGTGATGAGATCAGGACTACTTTATTATGTGTTGAGAGTTATGGGTCACTGTAATGGCCTGGGAATGctaaaaaacaataacattgtGCCGTCTGACTACGTCTGAAGACAAAAGTGTTGATAGCTGTTCAGAACAACCACGCTCAAAGGCTGGTTAAAAAGCCGGCCATCACTGACACAGGCGAGGCGCcacaattgttttttaaatgggGTTAACGGCATGCACTTTCAGACAGTCGCTCATTGaaggcattcatagtgttgGGCTTGTTTGAACACATGACAGGTGACAGAAGTAGATgtttaaagaatgaaaaaaccCTGTTTACTGTCAGACATAGCCCCCTCATTCTGACATCACAAAGGCATAGCTGGAGGAGGTTTCAGTATACTGGCGATTACACTGGAAATGAGTGACAAAATCTGCAGTCCTCATATCAGCATTGGCTGAACTtcagaatatattttttcatcacGGACAAACAGTGGATTTTGTTCTCCTATTCTCCACAGTTGTGGCACAAGGGGATCTTTTCATAGCCAGTATGGAGAAATGGAATGATAACAGCAACAAAAAGCTCTCTCAATGTACATATAACACATATTGTATTAAGATACACCTGAAAAAATTGGAACCTATGCTTTAAAGCTATCCAGGTGCtaaatgatgataatgattaGATATGAACTTACTTGTTCATCAAGCTAAGGTTCCTGCTCTGAATCTCTTCCAGTGCTTCAGCTACAGCCAGGGCCTGCTGTGCATTTAACTCATCCGCCAACAGGAGGGCAGTGTTCTCCAACCTAAGATGAATAAAACCACATTGGAAGAGCGAGACTCAAACTGCTGTAAAAGATTAAATTCCCAATCATGTATCATTACACTGATAATGATAATACAGACCCTTCTCTGATCTCTTGACTGGCCATAGGAGCCAGAGCGACAAACAGCTTAGTGAAGGAGAAAGGTTCAGTGCTTGAATCAATCAGTTCTGTCAGCCTTTGTTTAACAGCAAGCCTGAAGTCACAGTTGTTGTACTGCAGGGACTGATACAGCCCCATGATCATGCTGATGTTCTCCGCGTCCAGCCCGGGAATGTTGGACAAGAGGATCTGGTTGCACTTCTCCAGCAGAGGACGGTGGCTGTACTTGAGATGACGCAGGAACTGCACCACTCTCCGAGGGTTGTTGTAATGTGAAGGATCCATGGTGTCCAGGAGATGCTCTGCCCTGCTTATGAGGGCATCTCGTAGACGAGGAGACACCAGGGATGAAATGCTAATCATGAATGTAGTTAGGATCCTGGGAAAACAACGCCAGcaggtaaataaatacacacaacatGAGGCACTTGTTCTTTGAAGGTATTTGATCATAACTGTCATAAACGACCGACCTGGCATCATCAATAGATGACAACTTCTGATCCACAATACTGGCGATGTGACCCATCAGAGGACTGTGTTGAAGTTGCTGATCACTTAGACAAATGGCAAACTTGGATAGGGATGACAATGGAAATCTGCAAAAATCCACATTTGTGAAACAAATTATTAGttctgaaacaattagtcaacggaaaattaaacacaagttttgataatctatttattcttttaatttatcaagcaaaaatgccaaatatttcctTGGTTTTATAtcaaatttaatatatttggattttggattgttggttcTTCactatttataaaaataattgccagattaattgataattaaaataagcGTTAGTTGTGTCCCTATATATCATTGaaagacaggttcacaattttccaagtctgttttaaaacaacagtcaggtgtccatacgaacactgaaagaggttttcctcgctgtaatcattcctcctgtttatactgactattaaaagatctccttcaaataggctttcaatgtaagtgatgtggaccaaaatccaaaatccagtcattttgtgctaaaatgcatttaaaagtttatctgaagcttatatgaggcttcagcagtctgagttagtcatatcaagtggatatctgctatatttacagtctttttagcatcagattccctctttgtgtttccctgttgcgCTCGGCGGAagtttagtaacaaaaagagggactttggcactaaaaagactaaaatgttgaaagatatcgacttgatttg
This genomic interval carries:
- the fastkd1 gene encoding FAST kinase domain-containing protein 1, mitochondrial: MFRLRCVNSCLRRLLHGGTVNRDQVLEQLRVCSAEDNVFDVVGKNKAKLTVKHVGCAVEMLWQFQKEKPQLLRTVELIKSHPQFLTLRVLAENKIALMDDCMLVDMLYSFLRLNVDHHDSLVQQLVSEAWLRIDRFPLSSLSKFAICLSDQQLQHSPLMGHIASIVDQKLSSIDDARILTTFMISISSLVSPRLRDALISRAEHLLDTMDPSHYNNPRRVVQFLRHLKYSHRPLLEKCNQILLSNIPGLDAENISMIMGLYQSLQYNNCDFRLAVKQRLTELIDSSTEPFSFTKLFVALAPMASQEIREGLENTALLLADELNAQQALAVAEALEEIQSRNLSLMNKIASVIQRNLHVYKPVEVARITQALFLLQYQNPELFTKLRNTLVNFLQCSVFPYEVTMLTRVLSMLPCPRLEESVISRVDAVVTQCSLNDLNTISFAVAKWVRNDPSYRHNTPSKYVRLLQTLNRCGHERLQTADRLDFVLEELRFISGEWFDEMLLDETMVTLQRMMDQINWTNVPDLALFLTRINHLCPPLMERIASVAIEDIDKIHHSATYATLLPFSVLNYDPVRADELYDVCIRRFTPHISSFDPHLLVLLAYTLAVADCFPEELVREIFSIDFLGKLDAQLETLPDALNMRTRLRLMELNRAVCLECPEFQVPWFHERYCQQLQKKGNVSISPVQQQIHKMLGEVLDGINCVRVAVVTPYFYTVDFECILDKNLQPLPYSEPSTLQISDKGKVHWGTNLLENISDELPPGAQRVAVDFLDSKSFCKHSHHMKGEGLMRKRHLEILGYRVIQIPHFEWNSMELSTLDAWKKYLKKKIYGELSS